TTTTCCTCCTCTACATCACTCAAAGAACTGTTAATAATAATTGGAAGAGTAGAGTCTTGACCTAAGAAAGCATATCTTAACTTTGATGGAAGCGGTTTGAGCTCAAGTTTAAGTGGTTCTTCTGGTGGAGATGTTGGCTGACATGATTTTAAGTCTTCCACTTTTGGTTTCATTGAAAGAGGAAAGAGTGGTGTAGCCTCCAAATATCTTTCACACTCCTTAACCTCTTCATCATTGAATTTAACAGGTGTAGAGCGAGTAAGACATACCTTAAGTGGTAACTTTAGAAAATCAATTGCATAAGTCTCATCGGCCATGATCACGTCTCAGTCACTTATTTGAAAACAAGAATGTGTCTCGGGAAGAAATTCCATAGACTTAAATACATCAAAAGTGACCTCATCCTCTTCGACCCTCAAAACAAGTTTTCCTTGCTGGACATCAATTAAGGTCCTCCCCGTTGCAAGGAAAGGTGGACCCAATATCAAAGGGATCTCCTCGTCCTCATCCATATCAAGGACAATGAAGTCAGCCGGGAAGATGAACTTGTCAACTTTTACTAATACATCCTCAATGACTCCTCTTGGATAATTAATGGATCTATCCGCCAATTGTAAAGAGATAGTGGTCGGCTTTACTTCTCCAAGACCCAATTTCCTGAAAACAGAGAAAGGCATTAGATTAATACTTGCCCCTAAATCACATAAAGCTCtatcaaaataagattttccTATAGTGCAAGGGATAGCGAAACTCCTTGGATCTTTCAGCTTAGGCGGTAGCTTCTTTTGTAAGATTGCACTACTCTCCTCTGCCAGCATTACTATTTCATGCTCCTCCAATTTCCGCTTCTTTGATATAATA
This portion of the Castanea sativa cultivar Marrone di Chiusa Pesio chromosome 7, ASM4071231v1 genome encodes:
- the LOC142644092 gene encoding uncharacterized protein LOC142644092, which encodes MPKYAKFLKDIISKKRKLEEHEIVMLAEESSAILQKKLPPKLKDPRSFAIPCTIGKSYFDRALCDLGASINLMPFSVFRKLGLGEVKPTTISLQLADRSINYPRGVIEDVLVKVDKFIFPADFIVLDMDEDEEIPLILGPPFLATGRTLIDVQQGKLVLRVEEDEVTFDVFKSMEFLPETHSCFQISD